The following are from one region of the Melaminivora suipulveris genome:
- a CDS encoding IclR family transcriptional regulator: MPDSAATAPGLRLFDLLEILVREARPLSLAEAVAASGWPKPSVHRQLAQLESAGLLAREPDGRRYALAPRTRRLAEDVLAACTQQGVRHAVLRQLVTDIGESCNFTALSGAEVVYLDRIESAFPLQLNLRPGTRVPLHCSASGKLILAHLPAAQRRSLLEGLPLARHTAATLTGRAALEEELARIRRQGWAVDAEEFVEGLVCVAVPVRAGPARPVRCAVALQAPVARMALAQALEQLPRLHEAARALARTLD, from the coding sequence ATGCCGGATTCTGCTGCCACTGCGCCGGGCTTGCGCCTGTTCGATCTGCTGGAAATCCTGGTGCGCGAGGCGCGCCCGCTGAGCCTGGCGGAGGCGGTCGCCGCCAGCGGCTGGCCCAAGCCGAGCGTGCATCGCCAGTTGGCACAGCTGGAATCCGCCGGCCTGCTGGCGCGCGAGCCCGATGGCCGCCGCTACGCGCTGGCCCCGCGCACGCGCCGCCTGGCCGAGGACGTGCTGGCCGCCTGCACCCAGCAGGGCGTGCGCCACGCCGTGCTGCGCCAACTGGTGACCGACATCGGCGAGAGCTGCAACTTCACCGCGCTGTCGGGCGCCGAGGTGGTGTACCTGGACCGCATCGAGTCGGCCTTTCCCCTGCAGCTCAATCTGCGGCCGGGCACGCGCGTGCCGCTGCACTGTTCGGCCAGCGGCAAGCTGATCCTGGCGCACCTGCCCGCCGCGCAGCGCCGCAGCCTGCTGGAAGGTCTGCCACTGGCGCGCCACACCGCTGCCACGCTGACCGGCCGCGCCGCGCTGGAAGAAGAGCTGGCGCGCATCCGCCGCCAGGGCTGGGCCGTGGATGCCGAGGAGTTTGTCGAAGGCCTGGTGTGCGTGGCCGTGCCGGTGCGCGCCGGCCCCGCGCGCCCGGTGCGCTGCGCGGTGGCCTTGCAGGCGCCGGTGGCGCGCATGGCCCTGGCGCAGGCGCTGGAGCAACTGCCGCGCCTGCACGAAGCGGCGCGCGCTCTGGCGCGGACGCTGGATTGA
- a CDS encoding FdhF/YdeP family oxidoreductase translates to MSSEQKINLYAGPAGGWGALNSVKNTLLHHGIPVKGAKTLLSANQPDGFDCPGCAWPDRNHHSTFEFCENGAKAVAAEATARRATPEFFARHSVAELAAQSDFWLEEQGRLTHPMVYDAASDHYVPIAWDEAFALIARHLNALADPNQAIFYTSGRTSNEAAFLYQLFVRQFGTNNFPDCSNMCHEASGAAMRAQIGTGKGTVQLADFEQADAIFIFGQNPGTNHPRMLGELRAAHQRGARIVSFNPLRERGLERFADPQDKLQMATLGSSPISTHYFQLRIGGDLAAVQGMAKHVLELHARGHRVLDEDFIAQHTSGLHDWAALLASTPWQRLEEASGLSETQMRAAGDVYANAGSVIACWGMGITQHQHAVATIGAIVNLLLLRGNIGRAGAGPCPVRGHSNVQGDRTMGIWEAPRAALLDRLAAVYQFRPPRAPGVDTVGAIELMRRGGCKVFFAMGGNFAAATPDTLQTWAGLRQCDLTVHVATKLNRSHVVHGRAALILPCLGRTEIDVQASGAQGVTVEDSMSMVHISAGINAPASPHLLSEPAIVARLAEATLGARSAVPWGWLVEDYARIRDEIEKVFPDFHDFNARVAVPGGFRLRNPAAERQWATPGGKAAFSVRALAQDTPTQRAQERLGGDARVFTLLSTRSHDQYNTTIYGLNDRYRGVRGRRDVVFIHPEDIRGLGLSAGDRVDIHTAWDDGQERTVRAFALVPYDIPRGNLAAYYPETNPLVPLSAVAEGAGTPTSKSIPVLLVAAGATP, encoded by the coding sequence ATGTCCTCCGAGCAAAAAATCAATCTGTATGCTGGCCCGGCGGGCGGCTGGGGCGCGCTGAACAGCGTCAAGAACACGCTGCTGCACCACGGCATTCCCGTCAAAGGCGCGAAGACGCTGCTGTCGGCCAACCAGCCCGACGGCTTCGACTGCCCCGGCTGCGCCTGGCCGGACCGCAACCATCATTCGACCTTCGAGTTCTGCGAGAACGGCGCCAAGGCCGTCGCCGCCGAGGCCACGGCGCGGCGCGCGACGCCTGAATTCTTCGCCCGCCACAGCGTCGCCGAACTGGCCGCGCAAAGCGACTTCTGGCTGGAGGAGCAAGGGCGCCTCACGCACCCCATGGTGTACGACGCCGCCAGCGACCATTACGTGCCCATCGCCTGGGACGAGGCCTTTGCCCTCATCGCCCGGCACCTGAACGCGCTGGCCGACCCGAACCAGGCCATCTTCTACACCTCGGGGCGCACCAGCAACGAGGCGGCGTTCCTCTACCAGTTGTTCGTGCGCCAGTTCGGCACGAACAATTTCCCCGACTGCTCCAACATGTGCCACGAGGCCAGCGGCGCGGCCATGCGCGCGCAGATCGGCACCGGCAAGGGCACGGTGCAGCTTGCCGACTTCGAGCAGGCCGATGCCATCTTCATCTTCGGCCAGAACCCCGGCACGAATCATCCGCGCATGCTCGGCGAGCTGCGCGCGGCGCACCAGCGCGGCGCGCGCATCGTGAGCTTCAACCCCCTGCGCGAGCGCGGCCTGGAGCGCTTTGCCGATCCGCAGGACAAGCTGCAGATGGCCACGCTGGGCTCCTCGCCCATCAGCACGCACTACTTTCAACTGCGCATCGGCGGCGATCTGGCGGCGGTGCAGGGCATGGCCAAGCATGTGCTGGAGCTGCACGCGCGCGGGCACCGGGTGCTGGATGAGGACTTCATCGCCCAGCACACCAGCGGCCTGCACGACTGGGCGGCGCTGCTGGCGTCCACGCCGTGGCAGCGGCTGGAGGAAGCCTCGGGCCTCAGCGAAACGCAGATGCGCGCGGCCGGCGACGTGTATGCCAATGCCGGCAGCGTCATCGCCTGCTGGGGCATGGGCATCACCCAGCACCAGCACGCGGTGGCGACCATCGGCGCAATCGTCAACCTGCTGCTCTTGCGCGGCAACATCGGCCGCGCAGGGGCCGGGCCATGCCCGGTGCGCGGGCACAGCAACGTGCAGGGCGACCGCACCATGGGCATCTGGGAGGCGCCGCGCGCCGCGCTGCTCGACCGGCTTGCCGCGGTCTATCAGTTCAGGCCCCCGCGCGCGCCGGGTGTGGATACGGTCGGCGCCATCGAGCTGATGCGCCGCGGCGGCTGCAAGGTGTTCTTCGCCATGGGCGGCAACTTCGCCGCCGCCACGCCCGACACACTGCAAACCTGGGCCGGCCTGCGGCAGTGCGACCTGACGGTGCACGTGGCCACCAAGCTCAACCGCAGCCATGTGGTGCACGGCCGCGCCGCGCTGATCCTGCCGTGCCTGGGCCGCACCGAGATCGACGTGCAGGCCAGCGGCGCGCAAGGCGTGACGGTGGAGGATTCGATGAGCATGGTGCACATCAGCGCCGGCATCAACGCGCCGGCGTCGCCGCACCTGTTATCGGAGCCGGCCATCGTCGCGCGGCTGGCCGAGGCGACGCTGGGCGCGCGCTCGGCCGTGCCCTGGGGCTGGCTGGTCGAGGACTACGCGCGCATCCGGGACGAGATCGAAAAAGTCTTCCCCGACTTCCACGACTTCAACGCCCGCGTGGCCGTGCCGGGCGGGTTTCGGCTGCGCAACCCCGCCGCCGAGCGGCAGTGGGCCACGCCCGGCGGCAAAGCTGCCTTCAGCGTCCGGGCGCTGGCGCAGGACACGCCCACGCAGCGCGCGCAAGAGCGCCTAGGCGGCGACGCGCGCGTGTTCACGCTGCTGTCCACACGCTCGCACGACCAGTACAACACCACCATCTACGGCCTGAACGACCGCTACCGCGGCGTGCGCGGCCGGCGCGACGTGGTCTTCATCCACCCCGAGGACATCCGCGGGCTGGGCTTGAGCGCGGGCGACCGCGTGGACATCCACACCGCCTGGGACGACGGACAGGAGCGCACCGTGCGCGCCTTTGCCCTGGTGCCCTACGACATCCCGCGC